A section of the Solitalea canadensis DSM 3403 genome encodes:
- a CDS encoding acyl carrier protein, with amino-acid sequence MSDIASRVKAIIVEKLGVDENEVTPEASFTNDLGADSLDTVELIMEFEKEFNVAIPDEQAEQIATVGQAIAYLEKNVK; translated from the coding sequence ATGTCAGATATTGCATCAAGAGTAAAAGCGATTATCGTTGAGAAATTAGGTGTTGACGAGAACGAAGTTACACCTGAGGCTAGCTTTACTAACGATTTAGGTGCCGATTCGCTTGATACAGTTGAGCTTATCATGGAATTCGAGAAAGAATTTAACGTGGCTATTCCTGACGAACAAGCTGAGCAAATTGCTACTGTAGGTCAGGCTATCGCCTACCTTGAAAAGAACGTTAAATA
- a CDS encoding IPExxxVDY family protein, with amino-acid sequence MNKKILKVSFDYDFTLIGIIAPARDYRFCWFFNKELFFNLVKTDEIILTNKLNQEVYFSKYHQFFEEGEQDFYVLANKGSEGYLVPERKEVDFFLLIHNMNYKADKETLLSRINKMSITQTAFFIDANQLKSRDNLLF; translated from the coding sequence TTGAATAAAAAAATATTAAAGGTATCATTTGACTACGATTTTACGCTGATCGGCATTATTGCTCCGGCCAGAGACTATCGTTTCTGTTGGTTCTTCAATAAAGAATTGTTTTTCAATTTAGTAAAAACTGATGAGATTATTCTTACGAATAAATTAAATCAGGAAGTTTATTTTTCTAAATACCACCAATTTTTTGAAGAAGGCGAACAAGATTTTTACGTGCTGGCCAATAAAGGTTCGGAAGGATACCTTGTACCCGAAAGAAAAGAAGTCGACTTTTTTCTTCTTATCCATAATATGAACTATAAAGCCGACAAAGAGACCTTATTAAGCCGTATTAACAAAATGAGCATCACGCAAACTGCCTTTTTTATAGATGCCAATCAACTAAAATCGAGAGATAATTTGCTCTTTTAG
- the pyk gene encoding pyruvate kinase — MNELHNRTKIVATLGPASAKKEVLLQMIKAGLNVCRINFSHGKHEEHLQTINLIREINLENNFNVGILADLQGPKIRIGDMENNGVAFAAGDIVNIITTPKVGDKESIYITYTAFPKDVNPGEIFLLDDGKMQMRVLDTNKTDTVKAEVIYGGILSSKKGVNLPFTKTSTPSLTEKDREDLEFALKHNIDWIGLSFVREAKDIIDLKKIIAKSGSTAKVVAKIEKPEAIDNIDSIIDVTDGVMVARGDLGVEMPMEEVPLLQKQIVRKCNALAKPVIIATQMMDSMVANPRPTRAEANDVANSVLDGADAVMLSNETSVGLYPVIVIEAMSSIVRNIENGMYPYYNDSQIEEHPETFLADSVCNSAVYLAEKTSAKAIVAMTFSGYSAYQIASQRPKARTFVFTGNRDLMNSISLVWGVKAFYYDKFETTDQTIKEVNNILKENGFVQEGEVIINTFSTPIAEKGRTNTIKVSVA, encoded by the coding sequence ATGAACGAATTACACAACAGAACAAAGATTGTGGCTACCCTTGGGCCTGCTTCCGCAAAAAAGGAAGTACTGCTGCAAATGATAAAGGCAGGCCTTAACGTTTGTCGAATTAATTTCTCCCACGGCAAACACGAAGAACACCTCCAAACCATCAACCTCATCCGCGAAATCAATCTAGAAAATAATTTTAATGTGGGAATACTTGCTGACCTTCAAGGCCCTAAGATCCGTATTGGTGATATGGAGAATAATGGGGTGGCGTTTGCTGCAGGTGATATCGTTAACATCATTACTACTCCTAAAGTAGGTGATAAGGAATCTATCTACATTACTTATACAGCTTTTCCTAAAGATGTTAATCCGGGTGAAATTTTCTTGTTGGATGACGGTAAAATGCAGATGCGTGTTTTAGATACCAACAAAACTGATACCGTTAAAGCTGAAGTAATTTATGGCGGCATCTTGTCTTCTAAGAAAGGTGTTAACCTTCCGTTTACGAAAACAAGTACCCCAAGCTTAACGGAAAAAGACCGTGAAGATCTTGAATTTGCTTTAAAGCATAATATTGACTGGATCGGACTTTCATTTGTTCGAGAAGCAAAAGACATTATTGATCTTAAAAAGATCATTGCTAAAAGTGGCAGTACAGCTAAAGTTGTTGCTAAGATTGAAAAACCAGAAGCTATTGACAACATTGATTCAATTATCGATGTTACGGATGGTGTGATGGTTGCTCGTGGTGACTTGGGTGTTGAAATGCCAATGGAAGAGGTTCCATTATTGCAAAAGCAAATCGTTAGAAAATGTAATGCCTTGGCAAAACCGGTAATTATTGCTACTCAAATGATGGATTCGATGGTTGCTAACCCTCGTCCAACACGTGCAGAAGCAAATGACGTTGCCAACTCAGTATTAGATGGTGCTGATGCAGTAATGTTAAGTAACGAAACCTCAGTTGGTTTATACCCTGTTATTGTTATTGAGGCCATGAGCTCTATTGTCCGCAATATTGAAAACGGAATGTACCCTTATTATAATGATTCTCAGATTGAGGAGCATCCTGAGACTTTCTTAGCGGACTCAGTTTGTAATTCAGCCGTTTATCTTGCTGAGAAAACCAGTGCAAAAGCAATCGTTGCCATGACATTCTCAGGCTATTCAGCTTATCAAATTGCAAGTCAGCGCCCTAAAGCACGTACCTTTGTCTTTACTGGTAATCGTGATTTAATGAACAGTATAAGTTTAGTATGGGGTGTAAAAGCATTTTACTATGATAAGTTTGAAACCACTGACCAAACAATCAAAGAGGTGAACAACATTTTAAAAGAGAATGGATTTGTTCAAGAAGGTGAAGTGATCATCAATACTTTCTCTACTCCTATTGCTGAAAAAGGAAGAACAAACACGATCAAAGTAAGTGTAGCTTAA